From a region of the Spelaeicoccus albus genome:
- a CDS encoding exonuclease SbcCD subunit D, producing MRILHTSDWHLGRSFHGVGLADAQRAFIDFLVDTITREHVDVVIVAGDVYDRALPPPDMVDLLDDALGRITGAGATAIVTSGNHDSARRLGFAGRLIENSGVSLRTRLADIERPLIVSDEDGPVAFYGIPYLEPALTWELLDADERSHHAVLTAALDRIRADLSDRPDVGRSIVIAHAFVTGGEPSDSERDIGVGGVCSVSSALFDGFDYAALGHLHGRQRISETVRYSGSPLPYSFSEAAQGKGGWLIDLDAGGVAAVAAVDAPEYRRLAVLTGELADLLESDSYAWAEDAFVSVTLTDTTRTHGALERLRERFPHIVQLAFAERVDSGRTVSYAKRLAAATTDVDVCAGFIAHVSGEEATEQELDELRTAVEEARTADADL from the coding sequence ATGCGCATTCTGCACACGTCCGATTGGCACCTGGGCCGGTCGTTTCACGGCGTCGGCCTCGCCGATGCGCAGCGCGCATTCATCGACTTCCTCGTCGACACGATCACACGGGAGCACGTTGACGTCGTCATCGTCGCGGGCGATGTGTACGACAGGGCACTCCCGCCGCCCGATATGGTCGACCTGCTCGACGACGCGCTCGGGCGGATCACCGGGGCCGGTGCTACCGCGATAGTCACCAGCGGCAACCACGACTCGGCGAGGCGACTTGGATTCGCCGGCCGTCTCATCGAGAATTCCGGCGTTTCCCTGCGCACGCGGCTGGCCGATATCGAGCGGCCCCTCATCGTTTCGGACGAGGACGGTCCCGTCGCCTTTTACGGAATCCCCTACCTCGAGCCCGCTCTGACGTGGGAGCTTCTTGACGCCGATGAGCGGTCCCACCATGCAGTGCTCACGGCCGCGCTCGACCGAATTCGGGCGGACCTCAGCGACAGACCGGACGTCGGCCGGTCGATCGTGATCGCGCACGCGTTCGTCACGGGCGGCGAGCCGAGCGATTCCGAACGCGATATCGGCGTCGGCGGCGTATGCTCGGTTTCGTCCGCGTTGTTCGACGGCTTCGACTACGCCGCGCTCGGCCATTTGCACGGCCGACAGAGGATTAGCGAGACTGTCCGGTATTCCGGGTCGCCGCTGCCGTATTCGTTTTCCGAGGCAGCCCAGGGCAAGGGCGGTTGGCTCATTGATTTGGACGCCGGCGGCGTCGCGGCCGTCGCGGCCGTTGACGCACCCGAGTACCGTCGGCTGGCCGTGCTGACCGGCGAATTGGCCGACCTGCTCGAAAGCGACAGCTACGCGTGGGCCGAGGACGCGTTCGTGTCGGTCACTCTCACGGACACGACACGCACGCACGGCGCCCTGGAACGACTGCGCGAGCGTTTCCCTCATATCGTCCAGTTGGCGTTTGCCGAGCGTGTCGACTCGGGTCGCACGGTCAGCTATGCCAAACGGCTGGCCGCTGCGACGACTGATGTGGACGTGTGCGCAGGATTCATCGCGCACGTGTCCGGCGAGGAGGCGACCGAGCAAGAGCTCGACGAATTGCGCACGGCCGTCGAAGAAGCGCGGACGGCGGACGCCGACCTATGA
- a CDS encoding GNAT family N-acetyltransferase: MLKIRPATIHDMPALYRICLRTALNGADASEYYADPDLVGHVFAGPYLTGDTAFGFVAADDDGVAGYILGAADSPSFERWAERAWWPDLRNRYPSPARDARTGTGSDTAASTAEAHDARLIRLLHAPPTADPQQTGDYPAHLHIDLLPRAQGSGAGRRLIDAFTGELASRGVAGVHLGVSAANPHAVGFYRHLGFRTLREDPETLLLGLPVNGVGTGR, from the coding sequence GTGTTGAAAATTCGCCCGGCAACCATCCACGACATGCCGGCGCTGTACCGGATCTGCCTCCGGACGGCGTTGAACGGCGCCGATGCCAGCGAGTACTACGCCGATCCCGACCTCGTCGGGCACGTCTTTGCCGGCCCCTATCTCACCGGCGACACGGCATTCGGCTTCGTTGCGGCGGACGACGACGGTGTCGCCGGCTACATTCTCGGGGCCGCCGACTCGCCGAGTTTCGAACGATGGGCCGAACGCGCCTGGTGGCCGGACCTGCGCAATCGGTATCCGAGCCCGGCACGCGACGCGCGAACGGGAACCGGTTCCGACACGGCGGCATCGACCGCCGAAGCACACGACGCCCGGCTGATCCGGCTCCTCCACGCACCGCCCACCGCGGATCCGCAGCAAACGGGCGACTACCCGGCGCATCTGCACATCGATTTGCTTCCCCGGGCTCAAGGCTCGGGGGCCGGACGCCGGCTCATTGACGCGTTCACGGGCGAACTCGCCTCACGCGGCGTTGCCGGAGTCCATCTCGGTGTCTCGGCTGCGAATCCGCATGCCGTCGGGTTTTACCGCCACCTGGGGTTCCGCACGCTCCGGGAGGATCCGGAGACCCTGCTGCTCGGCCTTCCCGTGAACGGTGTCGGTACGGGCCGCTAG
- a CDS encoding SDR family oxidoreductase yields MTSLRPVALITGVGRTVGIGAGIAERLASAGWDIATTHLEAYDDRMPWGRKPGDVEAVHARLRDAGAASVAIEADLSDIAAPARVIDEATSRLGRVSALILSHCESVDSSLMDTSVESFDRHFAVNVRASMLLIQEFSRRLGRPAANADPAGRIVALTSDHVVNNLPYGASKGALDRLVIGASRELGDQGVTANVINPGPVDTGWMTTEMADAVRAETPAGRLGTPSDVANLVAFLCSAAGGWVNGQLLHSDGGWSVKGG; encoded by the coding sequence ATGACTTCTTTACGGCCGGTGGCGCTCATCACCGGTGTCGGCCGCACCGTCGGAATCGGCGCGGGAATCGCCGAGCGGCTGGCGAGCGCCGGGTGGGACATTGCCACGACTCACCTCGAAGCGTACGACGACAGGATGCCGTGGGGCCGAAAGCCCGGGGACGTCGAGGCCGTTCACGCACGATTGCGAGACGCCGGTGCGGCAAGCGTGGCAATCGAGGCCGACCTTTCCGATATCGCAGCGCCGGCACGCGTCATTGACGAGGCGACGTCCAGGCTGGGCCGGGTGTCGGCATTGATTTTGAGTCACTGCGAGAGCGTTGATTCTTCGCTGATGGATACCTCGGTGGAGTCGTTCGACAGACATTTCGCCGTGAACGTCCGTGCATCGATGCTGCTCATCCAGGAGTTCAGCAGGCGTTTGGGGCGACCGGCCGCCAATGCGGATCCGGCCGGCCGGATCGTGGCGTTGACCAGTGACCACGTGGTGAACAATCTGCCGTACGGGGCCAGCAAGGGCGCCTTGGACCGGTTGGTCATCGGGGCCTCCCGCGAGCTTGGCGATCAAGGCGTCACGGCCAATGTCATCAACCCCGGGCCGGTGGATACGGGATGGATGACGACTGAAATGGCCGACGCCGTCCGCGCGGAGACGCCGGCGGGGCGGCTGGGCACGCCGTCCGACGTTGCGAACCTTGTCGCGTTCCTGTGCTCGGCCGCCGGCGGATGGGTGAACGGCCAATTGCTCCATTCCGACGGGGGTTGGAGCGTCAAAGGGGGTTAA
- a CDS encoding glucose-6-phosphate dehydrogenase, producing MATKTKTASTTSAGVTTLLILGASGDLTGRLLLPGLGRLLASGRANGLKLEGAGADDWSDDKWRKRVAKSFADGTDSPGVRAQKTLDKVSSDSHYHRIDVTKKGELAELLQSLDGPVAIYFALPPAISQKACEVLTADELPAGTRLVLEKPFGSNEKSARKLNDTLGSLVDEDHIHRVDHFLGKGTVLNILGLRFSNRLFEPVWNSSHIAKVEIFYDEDLTLEGRAGYYDKAGALRDMIQSHLLEVMAILAMDAPATLDERDLRDRISSVLRAATVEPDYATSTRRARYTAGKIGRRRVPDYVDEPGVDPDRDTETLAEIEVSINNWRWAGVPFILRSGKSVRQTKKEAIITFRPVPHLPTGFTGQDEPTRLRIGFGPDSLQLEIDVNGPGDVFSLDRVAMQTRLNDTDLLPYGEVLEGVITGDPLLSVRGDTAEVCWRIVEPVLRAWSRNTVPLQEYPAGSTGPADWQTSRIDNDLG from the coding sequence GTGGCTACCAAAACGAAAACCGCTTCCACGACGTCCGCGGGCGTCACCACCCTGCTGATCCTCGGTGCCTCCGGCGATCTGACCGGTCGCCTGCTGCTGCCCGGCCTCGGCCGACTGCTCGCCTCCGGGAGGGCCAACGGGCTCAAACTCGAAGGCGCCGGTGCCGACGACTGGTCGGACGACAAATGGCGCAAGCGAGTAGCGAAGTCGTTCGCCGACGGGACGGACTCGCCCGGCGTCCGCGCGCAAAAGACGTTGGACAAGGTCTCCTCCGACTCGCACTACCACCGCATCGACGTCACGAAGAAGGGCGAACTCGCCGAGCTGCTGCAGTCGCTCGACGGGCCGGTGGCCATTTACTTTGCGCTTCCGCCGGCCATCAGCCAAAAGGCGTGTGAAGTGCTGACTGCCGACGAGCTGCCGGCCGGTACCCGGCTCGTTTTGGAAAAGCCGTTCGGCTCGAATGAGAAGTCAGCACGCAAATTGAACGACACGCTCGGGTCTTTGGTCGACGAGGATCATATCCATCGGGTGGATCATTTCCTCGGAAAAGGCACAGTGCTCAACATTCTGGGGCTGCGGTTTTCCAATCGACTGTTCGAGCCGGTGTGGAACAGTTCGCATATCGCCAAGGTGGAAATCTTTTACGACGAGGATCTGACGTTGGAAGGTCGTGCCGGCTATTACGATAAGGCCGGCGCGCTACGCGACATGATTCAAAGCCACCTCCTCGAAGTGATGGCCATCTTGGCAATGGACGCGCCCGCGACCTTGGACGAACGCGACCTTCGCGACCGGATCAGCAGCGTGTTGCGAGCCGCGACCGTCGAACCCGACTACGCGACGTCAACCCGACGCGCCCGGTACACGGCCGGTAAGATCGGACGTCGTCGGGTGCCCGATTACGTCGATGAACCGGGCGTGGATCCGGATCGCGACACCGAAACGCTGGCGGAGATCGAGGTCTCGATCAACAACTGGCGATGGGCCGGTGTCCCGTTCATCCTCCGGTCGGGCAAGTCCGTGCGCCAAACGAAGAAGGAAGCGATCATCACCTTCCGCCCGGTACCGCACTTGCCGACCGGGTTCACCGGTCAGGACGAGCCGACTCGGCTGCGGATCGGCTTCGGCCCGGACAGCTTGCAGCTGGAAATCGACGTGAACGGCCCGGGCGATGTTTTCTCCTTGGATCGCGTCGCCATGCAAACGCGGCTCAACGACACCGACCTCCTGCCGTACGGCGAAGTCCTCGAAGGCGTGATTACGGGCGATCCGTTGCTGTCGGTGCGCGGGGACACCGCCGAGGTGTGCTGGAGGATCGTCGAGCCGGTCCTCCGGGCATGGTCGAGGAACACGGTACCCCTTCAAGAATATCCGGCCGGGTCGACGGGGCCGGCCGATTGGCAGACCTCCCGCATCGACAACGACCTCGGTTAG